The DNA region aaacaattttacaatgattttattaaaaataacatcttAACAAAATTGGAAGATTTTCAAGAGAGGGACTCTGGTTGAgcattatatgaaattttacaattaaaaataaattttaatcaatataatccTATAAATGTCGGTGTCTCAACCTATGTTCCACTAccgaaatttattcaaaataaaaaaggggTTTTAAATATCGAAAATAATGATGAATATTGTTTCCTTTGGTCAATTGTTGCAGCACTAAACCCTTGTAATAATCGAAAAAATCCAAACAGAACTTCCTCATATCCACATTTCAGCGAAGTACTAAACTATGACGATATAGATTTTCcaatcaaattaaaagatatacCAAAATTTGAACAGTTAAACAACATTTCGGTTAATGTTTTTACATGTGAGAAAAAGGAAGTTGTACCAGtttgtttaagtaaatttgaatttttaacaacaattaatttgttaatgtttaaCACGGACAATAACGATAACGATAACGATAATTGTGAAAATGAAGATGTTGAATATCTTGACTTTACCGAACGCATTCGTAACTATAATGCAATTTATCATTtcgcattaattaaaaacatgtcACGTCTTTTGTGTGGTCAGCAGACGTCTGATTTAgcacattcaaaattttattgtgacaGATGTTTAAATCATTCTTACTCGcaacaaaatttgaacaacCACATTTTTACTTgtagaaaaatgaataaaacaaaaatttcactTCCACAAAATGATTgtgataaattcattaaatttttaaattataaacataaggAAAAAGTACCGTTTGTAATTTATGCAGATATTGAaagtatattagaaaaatgtaacGATTCtccatcaacaacaacaacaaaaaaatttcagaaacATATACCGTGCAGTGTGGCATATTACTTAATATCCACTTATCATAGCAATTTAtcgagatttaatttttatacaggtCAAGACTGTGTCAGCTGGTTTTGTAAACAATTGCAGTCGCTTGCATTCGAGCTGGGTCCGACATTTACTAACGCAGTTCCAATGACACCTATGACAGAGGacgaaatttattcatttaacacATCAACCGTATGTCACATTTGTCGAAAACCATTTGACAGTTTATCAGATGTAAAAGTAAGAGATCATTGTCATTTTACGGGAAAATATAGGGGAAGTGcacataaattatgtaatttaaattataaagacgATGCAATGATTCCCGTCATATTTCACAACCTCTCTGGTTATGATAgtcacttttttattagatcACTAGCTACAGAAATTTCAGGGAGGATAAATCTACTTCCGGTCAACAAAGAAAagtatatttcatttacaaaacacattaataattccgatattcattttagatttttagattctttcagATTTATGCCTAGCAGTTTGGATAAATTAAGTTCATATTTGAGCACTGAggagaaaaatattacaaaaagttTTTGTACTACTGATGaacaattcaatttactaTCACGAAAAGGTATATTTCCATATGATTATGTTGAAATTACCTGAAAGAACCGATTTTTATAGTGAACTTAAAAAGTGTAGTATTAACGAAACGGAATACGAACATGCTTTACGTGTGTGGaatacatttcaaataaaaaatttgcgtGAATATATGGAATTGTATTTGAGGACTGACGTGTTGTTGTTGGCCGATGTATTCGAGAATTTTCGAGCTGTCTGTTTAAAAACATACGGTTTGGAATGTCTAAAATCGTATACAGCACCGGGTTTGGCGTACAATGCATGTCTTTTAATATCCAATGTCactttagaattaattacagACATTGATCAGGTGATGATGATTGAAAGTGGAAATAGAGGTGGAATTTCACAATGCAGTAATCGATATGGTAAagcgaataataaatatatgggtGATGAGTACAATTGTAATACTCCGTCttcttatttaatgtattttgatgtgaataatttatatggtaCAGCAATGAGTCAATCGTTGCCaacatcaaattttcaatGGATTGATGTCCATGACTattattctgaaaatattattaacaccCCAGACGATTCAGATGTTGGTTACATATTAGAAGTGGATTTAGTGTATCCAGAAAAACTTCACCATTTACACAAAGACTTGCCTCTATGTCCAGAACATTTGATACCACCCACAGCACCTTCGAAAAAtcctaaattattaacaactttATACGATAAGAAACAATATGTCATtcattatagaaatttaaaacaggCACTATGTTTAGGTATCCAACTGATAAAAGTTCATCGCATTCTGAAATTTAACCAATCCCCCTGGATGAAAACctatatagatttaaataccAATTTACGAAAAGGTagtaaaaatgaatttgaaaaaattttttttaaattgatgaatAACGCGGTTTTCGGTAAAACTATGGAGAACGTTCGGAAATATAAAGAAGTTAAACTTGTTACACAATGGTCTGGTAGATACGGTTTAAAAGCTTGCATTTCCAAATCGAACTTTCACAGTTTAACAATTTTCGATATTGATATGGTTATTGttgaaatgaaaaagttaAACATCAAGTTCAACAAACCTATTTACGTTGGATTTTCAATTTTGGATATATCAAAAACCATTTCGTatgattttcattataattacatCAAACCAAAGTTCAATGAAAACGTTAAGCTTCTGTATACAGATAcggattctttaatttatcaattcaaTGTTGAagatatttatcaatatatcaGAGAAgatatagaaaaatttgatACATCCGATTATGatcctgaaaatatttataatattcctttagctaataaaaaagtattggGTTTAATGAAAGATGAAAACAATGGGAAAATCATGACAGAATTTGTAGGATTAAAGTCGAAAATGTAtgctttcaaaattcaaaattcaaattatgcaACTGAAAGTAGAAAGAAAGCCAAGGGAATAACAGAGGTttcattgaaaacaataacttttgataattattttgattgtttatttaataattctaaatttgacACTCATGAATGtttgtttagaaataaaaatcatcaaGTGTATACGATAACTCAAAGAAAAGTTGCTTTGACTCCGTTCGATGATAAAAGAATGGTAAATCACTTATTCACGGACACATTGCCTTGGGGTTTTAGAAATTAAGTTTCcacttaaaatgtttcattcgTCTTTTAATTAGCTTATTTCTTTCCAAGCGAATGGAgacaaatctattttaaaatttattaaaattcacccACACGCACACTCTCCAATCAAGGGTAGCACGAAAGCGGCGGGATttgatttaagaaatttaaacgaCTGTTTAGTACCTAGAAAATCACGAGTAAAAATATCCACCGGTTTGAAATTTCGACTGCCCGACGGATGTTGTGGGAGAATTGTATCCAGATCCGGATCGACAATAAATCACTGTATTGATGTTGGaggtaataaattgattaaataatttttaaattaaaattactaatttttttttttatagcaGGAGTTATTGATGCAGATTATCAATGGAAAGTACAAGTGGTGTTAATTAACCATGCAAATGAggattttcatattaaatcagGTGAACGAATTGCACAGTTGATTTGCGAGAGAATTTTCAATCCTATTTTAATGGAGGAAGAGGAAATACACAATTCTAATGTTAGCGAATTAAGCGAAAAAGTGCGCTGGGAAAATATTACGAATAGCTACACCCCACCAAGAAATCCGACAAATTACATTTCTAAAAAGTTAGTTTTCTAATATTGTTTCtttgttcaataaaaacattaaatatcacTTTATGTTACAGTTTCCCCGAATTTCTCAAAGGATCAATCCAATGTTAtgaatgtgaaaaaatattttgtttctgtGAGTCATCTATtgcattacataaaattatcgatataataaataaaaagtaaaaacaaaaaaaaactttgttttGAGTACAAACGGCTCTGCCAAAGGGGCACTATATGCAGGGTTGCCAAAAAGGCGCTATTTAGGGGTTCGGGGGAAGAGTACTAACGGCTCTGCCAAAAGGGCACTATATGAAGGAGTTGCCAAAAGGGCACTAATTTACTTAAGACGGATACGCAAGGACTCAAGGACATCTTAGTCCTTCTTTCTCTTTGTCTTGCTCTGGACCTTCTGGTCATTGTTGACTCTTCAGCTTCTTCGCCGAAGAACACGCTTCTTTGCGGTCTGTTACGTCACTCGTGGTCACTGCGGATGGTATGTGTCATCCACTGTCACAGAACCACGTTAGTTATACTACTCGATTCGGATggtaatactttaaaatattttaatgccgGCATAGATTCACTTTACAatacaatattgaaatttttaaaacaacatcACACACAAATTAACAcgaatgtgaaaaatattaaagaattagaagataaaattaaacaaactgcaacaacaacaacagcttTAAACGAAGTAATCGATCCACTCGTAAACGATACCGatgctattaaaaatatgtcaaccgcaaatgtggaaaatattaaagaattagaatattagactaaattaaacacaaatgcACTTAAAACAGTAggctgataaatttaaataatactatcTGATAAACTTTCATGAATGAAAGAACCCACACGACCCCGAGATATTCAAAGGAAAAAATACGTTTGATCAATGAATTACACAAACCGAttcgaaaaaattttaagcgACGTCGCACAATAATTAAGGGACTCGACGACTTGTGCCAAGCCGATTTGTGTCAATTGAATCAGTATTCTACAAACAATaaggattttaaattttttctagtCATAATCGATTGTTTTTCAAAGTTCGTTTGGGTTCAACCGCTGAAGACCAAGAATGCGAACCAAGTTACAAAAGCTTTTGAAACAATTCTGCTACAGCAGCaacgtcgtcgtcgtcgtcgtcgacAACGTCGACAACAAACTGTTAGTTTTACTTTGACCAAAACCGATTTGATGGATCTTCTCTATATCGATGTTTTGTTAGttacgaaaaaattaaattttttgcgtGACTTTgattttttccaatattattgtaaaactttAGAATCGCATTTACCGCTTTTAGATCTGATTCGTGTGTTTTGTAGTACAACGAACGATCTAAGGGGATATTGCATGAGCGAATGCTTGTCTTATGTTcctgataaaattgtaatagacttgcaaaaatatttgattaaataaataaataaataaaaaaagacaaatggtgttttatttatattagcgTCTTTTCAGCAAAACCGTttgtttcattattcattcatataaaaactaatgagTCTGTTCAATACATAAAAACAGTGTCGATACCCTTAAATACTTTTTCTCTTAGATAATGTGCCACGATTGTCGcgacgaaaaaaaaataaaatgttgaatcaacggtaataattatatatgaaatagTAAAGGGAAAAACCAAGACGACATCGAACTCATGACGGTGCTGCTGCACATGATATATAAATAGGTAatacgattaaattttttaatagtcaCTGTCCGTTACTTATTGTGAATACCACCAACAAAAAGTAAAGTAAgtgattttctatttatttatatttttgtgtttctttttttttattggttttgtttttgttgttttactaattttttttttcacacacAATCAGAATGAATTATGAAATGCTTAATTTCTCGGGATACAACTAGAAGATCAACACATTACCTATTGGTGTGAAATTCCCGATCCTGAACATTCAAATTGTTTCAACGCGGTACCACACTAGGGTACCGTTGATAGAACTGGAGAGGGGGAAAGTGTTCCTGCCGAAAAGAATGACCGATAATATCAGCACCAATTTACATCGTTTTATCCCTGGACAAAGTGCTCTTGTGTTTATGAGGTGCAAAGTTTCGCAGAACGGATACGAAACAAATCTAGTGAAAATTGTGTCTGTCAATGAATAAACTTAAACAAACTTACAAATATTGTTGTGCATCATGTGCCAAGGCTCAAGATCATTTTTTCC from Aethina tumida isolate Nest 87 chromosome 1, icAetTumi1.1, whole genome shotgun sequence includes:
- the LOC126266582 gene encoding uncharacterized protein LOC126266582, which produces MTTCSNISNLSDQMVKKISEIALYEILQLKINFNQYNPINVGVSTYVPLPKFIQNKKGVLNIENNDEYCFLWSIVAALNPCNNRKNPNRTSSYPHFSEVLNYDDIDFPIKLKDIPKFEQLNNISVNVFTCEKKEVVPVCLSKFEFLTTINLLFTERIRNYNAIYHFALIKNMSRLLCGQQTSDLAHSKFYCDRCLNHSYSQQNLNNHIFTCRKMNKTKISLPQNDCDKFIKFLNYKHKEKVPFVIYADIESILEKFACIRAGSDIY